Below is a window of Chryseobacterium arthrosphaerae DNA.
GATAACTGGATGGACTCCGTAGATGCGATCCTTGACGAATATTTAGGAAAAGTACCTGCAAACTTCACTTATGAAGGGAAAAACTATACTCCAAAGACATTTGCTAAGGAAGTAGTAGGAATTAATCCTGAAGATTATGTAGAATTGTCTTCTTACAAAGATTATCCATACTATCAGAAATTTGTAGTTCCGATTCCTGATAACTGGAGCCACGATTCTGACTGGAACGTTCAGATGAAAGATCTTACAGAAATTATTGACAATGCTGTAACTAAAGGATATTCTGTAGGTTGGGCAACTGACGTTTCAGAACCTTATTTCTCTTACAAAAACGGGGTAGCGTATGTTCCGGATATGGACCTGGACCAGATCAATGCTGATAATAAGCAGACTTTGTTCACAGAACCTAAAAAGGATAAAACCATTACTGAAGATATGCGTCAGAAAGGCCTTAACAATCTTTCTACAACCGATGACCACGGTATGCACATCGTAGGTTTGGCTAAAGACCAGACCGGTAAAGAATATTATATGGTGAAAAACTCCTGGGGGGTAACAAATGATTTCGCAGGATACCTTTATGTAACAAGACCATATGTGGAATATAAATCTACTGCAATTTTAGTACACAAAAATGCAATTCCGAAAAATATTCTGAAGCAACTGAAGCCAACTAAAAATATTGGTTTATAATAAAAAATCACTTCTGCCTTTGTAACGGCAGTTTTAGATATTTAAATCTGTTAAATAACGGGCGCCCGGAAATTCCGGGCGCCCGTTCGTTCTATGATATCCTGATCATTAGGTTTAAATCCTAAAAACCCGCCTTCAGAGATTCTGAAAGCGGGTTTCTTAATAAATAGGTGAAAATTAAATATAAAATAAAGTGAATTATGATGATTAATATGAATAGTGAATTGTCAGTTTTACTTCGTGAGTCAATAAAATATGCTGTTAAAAAATCAACAACGAAGCTCAACCTTAATCACGACTCCTATTAAAATAATACGCCCATACTTTCTGCTGAAAAGTCCAGAAGAGCTTCCGTGTTTCCATCCTTGATCTTCTGTACCCACTGGTGATCCTGTAAGATCGCACGTCCCACGGCAACAAGATCAAATTCTTCATTATCCAGCCTTCTGATCAGCTCTGTGAGATCGGTTTTCTCCGTTCCCTGCCCTGCAAAAGCATTAAGGAAATCTCCATTCAGACCAACAGATCCTACAGTAATGGAGGGCTGCCCGGTAATTTTCTTTGCCCATCCTGCAAAGTTCAGATCGGAACCGTCAAATTCCGGTTCCCAGAAACGGCGTTGCGAACAATGGAAAATATCCACTCCGGCTTCTTTTAAAGGAACTAACCACTCTTCCATTTCATTCGGAGTGAATGCCAGCCTGGTTTTATAATCTTGCTGCTTCCATTGTGAAAGGCGAAGGATAATGGTAAAGTCTTCCCCTACCGCTGCTCTGATTGCTTTGACTACTTCAACGGCAAACCGGCTTCTTTCTTTCAACGTTTTACCACCGTATTCGTCGGTTCTGGTATTGGTCACTTCCCAGAAAAACTGGTCGATGAGGTACCCGTGAGCGCCATGAATTTCAAGACAGTCAAAACCAAGGTCTTTAGCCGATTTTGCTGAAGCAGCAAACTGGGCAATCGTATCCTGGATATCTTCAATCGTCATTGTAGAAGCTTTTTCCATTGCTACCAGCGGATATTCTTCGGACATTCTTGTATCTCCAACATGCCAGATCTGAGGGCCCATTTTCCCACCATTCCTGTGAACGGTATCAATTACGTTTTTCCACCCGTTTAAAGCTTCTGTTCCGTAGAAATCCGGAATGTTCTGCAGATTTTTAGAACCCGGTCTGTTGATGACAGTTCCTTCTGAAAGGATCAAACCTACTTCTGAAGCTGCTCTTCTCCCGTAGTAATCTGCTATTTTCTGGGTAGGAACTCCATTGTCAGATTGTGCTCTTGTCATGGGAGCCATTACGATCCTGTTTTTTAGCTGTAAATTTTTATATTGGAATGGTTTAAATAACGATGATGTGTTCATATTAAAATTACATTTTACAATTGTTACACAAAGTAACTAATAATAGTTCGTTTTTGTATCCTTTATTCAAAAAATAGTGGTAACTTCGCAGTAACTTACATTAGTAACATTAAAGTAACTTTCTATGAAAAAGAATGAATTGATGCAATACAGCTGTCCTCTGGGTAAAGCTATGGCCGCATTGGGAAGCAAATGGAAGCCCATTATTGTTCTGGTCATCAAAGACCGCAAGCT
It encodes the following:
- a CDS encoding C1 family peptidase — protein: MKNAKIASLLFVLSAGSMMFAQDDLINKLKNNHSQNANFQFTTLKDVGATSVKNQGSSGTCWSYSGNSFLESEMQRMGKKPVDLAEIFTARNSYHDKAKLYVLNNGAISWGDGGELHDVINMYKKYGAVPQDVYTGLKAGQTTNNFKEMQGKLKPVLDSLVQASSKGKLTDNWMDSVDAILDEYLGKVPANFTYEGKNYTPKTFAKEVVGINPEDYVELSSYKDYPYYQKFVVPIPDNWSHDSDWNVQMKDLTEIIDNAVTKGYSVGWATDVSEPYFSYKNGVAYVPDMDLDQINADNKQTLFTEPKKDKTITEDMRQKGLNNLSTTDDHGMHIVGLAKDQTGKEYYMVKNSWGVTNDFAGYLYVTRPYVEYKSTAILVHKNAIPKNILKQLKPTKNIGL
- a CDS encoding NADH:flavin oxidoreductase, with protein sequence MNTSSLFKPFQYKNLQLKNRIVMAPMTRAQSDNGVPTQKIADYYGRRAASEVGLILSEGTVINRPGSKNLQNIPDFYGTEALNGWKNVIDTVHRNGGKMGPQIWHVGDTRMSEEYPLVAMEKASTMTIEDIQDTIAQFAASAKSAKDLGFDCLEIHGAHGYLIDQFFWEVTNTRTDEYGGKTLKERSRFAVEVVKAIRAAVGEDFTIILRLSQWKQQDYKTRLAFTPNEMEEWLVPLKEAGVDIFHCSQRRFWEPEFDGSDLNFAGWAKKITGQPSITVGSVGLNGDFLNAFAGQGTEKTDLTELIRRLDNEEFDLVAVGRAILQDHQWVQKIKDGNTEALLDFSAESMGVLF